The genomic interval tgttgtttgtgctgtgttcttttttaaggTTTGTCACTCAATGTGCAAACGTAAAAGAGGAAGTTTTGTAATcgtctttttccttttttcgTTTTTGTTTGGTTCTTTTACCATTTGGTATTAAATTTCAAAATATTattctgagaaaaaaaaatagatgGATGAAAACAAGGAGGGAGGATGTTTGCTTGTTTCTCTGATAAGCTCTTCATCTGTGCATCTTAGTGTATTCTTCACCACACACTAAATCACTGACATTCCTCTGACATTGTGAACGTCACAACGCTTTGGAAATAGCCTTTATAAGCATGAGACAGCATCTTTCAGCCTCTACATCTGTATGAATGAAAAGTCATGCTCATGAACTGCTCAAACTTTCCAGACTGTCAAGTCTTTGTCCTTTTCTGAACTAATTCACCTCCCCTGTGCTGCTTGACTATCAATACTACAGCAGATAAAGACTATAGTTGTACACAGTAATGCACAGTAAGGCAAACTGCATGCACACTGTATGCTTATAATGTGAACTTGTGGGTGTGGCCCAAAAATTTGAATGATTGATATTTTATGATCAATTATGTGTATCATGCAGTGCAAAGAATGCCTGAAAGTTTGACTGCAGGATTTATTGTATATTGCAAGTGCgcccaacttttttgggataCACATACTTATTAGGATACACATTTTTGACAATATTAATATAGCTATTCTCAAGCTGTTATATATCACACAGCCTTACTTCATATAGCTTGTGGTATCCTTACAAGTTATACAAAGTCAGACCCGAAAGCCCAGAAATCCCTTTATGTGAAACAATATGACCCAAGACCAATACTTGAGCCTCAGAACTGGAGCTGACCTTTCCACCACGAGACTCCACACGGGCGGACGGGGGAGAGAAGACCAGTCTGTAGCGCTGGAGTCTACTGCCCCCAAGTGGACACTGATGCTTCTTGACTGTTTCTAACCAGTATAAGCAGAGGCCTATTCTGTCCATTAGCATTAGGATTGGCACGAGTGCATTTAATTGTGTTTATTTTCAACAAGTACACAACAGAACAATCGATTAATGACATTTATCATGTTGCTCAACAATATCAGAACAAAATAAGGTATTTCTTAGATAACACAAGTTTTGGTTCTTGGGGAAATACAACACACATTGGCAAAAGCAAGCAATATTTTTTTAACtcaattgtttttttattaGTACACCACTAAAACATTTTTGTATGCTGAAGTTGTATTTCTATGAAAATCTACACTTTCTACAGGGCTTTTGTCAGTGGTTTCATAAATAAAGATGATGTTTATCTCGAAGAGTACTTATGATCTGTACTTTAAATCCATGCGGTTCAGTGACAAGAGCAAACATGGACATGCAGAGACATTCAGTCAAGTCCAGTCTATGGCATCCCCGTTATGACAGGATCTCGCCACTTCTGCTTCTAAaaatccaaactcaggtacAAATAATGGAGGTCATCATCTAGGCCCTACATCATGGATTAGCCGTGTGGAAGGATGCGAGTGGTGAGTAGGGTGTTCTTCATCTTTACTCTGGAGTCGGCCTGTTGTGACTGCTGTCTCTAGGTACTGGGGTAGAACACTTTGATGTGGATGGCCGAGTTGTTCCTTGTGCGAGTTAGAGGTTCCCCGGCTTCGTCTGGGTCTTCTGGCTCCAGATCGTCTATCAACTCCACGGTGGACGTGTTGGCAGCCAGCTGCAGCGCCCCCTGGCTGAAAGCCTGGAGCTGCAAGGCAATATTAATGGCTCTGTTAATAGCAAGTCCCAATCCGTGAATGCAGATCTCCCTGTGACCTGCGCTGCCGTCCAGCAGCTTCTGACACCTCGTCAGCTGGGCCTTGAAGTCGGTCTTCATGTTGATGTACACGTCGTTGCGCCTCTTCGGCAACTTCCTGGGTAGTCTCTTACGGAGCGTGTACTCCACCGGGTCCATCTCCACAGTGGTCTCTGACGGTGAGAAGCCCAGTGGGTTCTGGGGTACCGACGTGGTGACCGGACTTCTGGGCTCTGCCATCTCAGATCCTCGTACGCGGCGGGTCGGAGAATCCTTCTAGGGTTGGATACACGTGGCAGTTAGTGTCATATAAAATACTAATAACCTTGACCAAGAATGATTAGCGATTAACGTAGAAAAGTAAATATGGAGTTTGAAAACTCCACCGATGAAAACAACGACACACAAGAGAAAGAGCGAGTTTACCGCCTCGTATCGCTGCAGATCCCGGAAGTGTGTGACCTCTTGAACCGGAAGCTATTCCTGTTTGTTTCCATTAACTACGCAGGTCGTGTTTAAACCAGGTTTAAACTAAACCCAGATACACACAACGTCTCCGGGTCCGAATCTGCCCCACCAAACAATTGTTGCCCCACTCTGACACTCACTTTACCGCTTTACTGCGTGAACGTTAATTCCAGCAGATTGACAGGCGTCATACGGCTAAAGCACTGACTGATTAAAATGATCATcgattataaatatattttagaccATTGTATTTATTTCCTCGTTTAATCTCCGTGTGTTTGGGGTGTTTTAATCGCGCTGTAACGTCCCGCGTGAGGCGGTGTGACCCTCCAGCAGCCCGGTCACGTGGTCTCCGTGCAGTAGGAGCGGCCATCTTccccaaacacaaacaacagAGCAGCGATCACACACACCGCGCcgtcggacacacacacaccgagagaGCAGGAGTCACCgcgtacaccacctccacccgtgAGGATCACAACACCACCCTTCAGCACCAGCTGGTCCACGGGCGGACACTGCGATCTGATGGTACCGCACCACCCGGAATAGGACGCGTTTGTCGCTCCGGACGCACGGTGGGCACGGCCGtcctttagtgtgtgtgtgtgtgtgtgtgtgtgagctcggTGGTGTGTCGGGGGCCGTTAGGCCCGAGTGTTGATCTCGGGCGGGCGGCGCAAGCTGGTGGAGTTAAGTTGGAGACCCGGGTTTGGAGGCCacagaaaaggggggggggggagtctctctctctctctctctctctctcacacacacacacacacggatacacactcatacacactcactcatacactcactcacacacacacactccgccccgTCACTGTTTGCTGGGCTTCACTGTGGCGGGCACGCTGAAACACGGTCATATCGGGCCCGGTCCTGAGTGGGGGCGAGAGAGACGGTTCTGCCGACCCAGGTGTCTAGGAGCTGGTTTAGAGTCTCACCAAGTTCTGTAGTTTGAATATCCAAACGTCCCCAGATGAATGGGGCTGAACCCTCGTCACAcggaaatggtgtgtgtgtgtgtgtgtgtgtgtgtgtgtgtgtgtgtgtgtgtgtgtgtgtgtgtgtgtgtggagaaacgAGGCCCATTGAGTGAGAGTTCACGGCCACCTGGAGTGGACGAACCGTGTCCCGGGGTGGTGAACTCTCCTGTGTTTCCCTCACAAGCGTGTAGTTAGTGACGGGCCCTTGTCTGCATGAGGTTGGGTGTGATCAAGTAATATGCAAAAGGAAAAGTCATTTGTTGTCATTTATTCAGTGTGCAACTAGCCTAACTTATCAGAAGAGCTCCTGAATGTTGCTCACTAATGAAGTCTGTGTTGCACAGCAGTAGTTGCAGCCATCTTGAAAACAGAATTATGTTTTAGCTtccgtttttgttttttgttattattatgcaTGGGAATGTCATAGTGGTGTCAGACACAAGTGTGTTACATTGAGATTTCCTAACAACTTAATGTGGTCATGTTGTTGCTGCAAGCCAATACTACAAGCTCAATTTGCACAACACGAGCACGATATCACGTTGCGATAAGGTAGAACTTTATATGATGTGGTTAAGGATTAGAGcagcataataataaaaaaaatgcattttctaGATAAAATGAATGTCTTGTAAGGGACAGCAGAGCAAAAACTCTTATCGGGCCATTACTTGGACTGCTGATTCACACAGTGCTGCAGTATCGGTGATCTTGGAGTGCAGAGACTGGCCGTCCCGTGAGCTGCAAGGTGTGATGCTGAGAACCAGTCTGCTGTCCTCCGAGCTCTTAACTACAGCCGTCTAGTTTTTCTGTGCCCACTCAGCCTCTGACTTCATTTGTGCCAAGTGCCAACTCTGAATTCCTTTAATAAAAGCACATGTGGctgcatttcttttttttcttcttctttttttctgtgCAATTGTTGGTATGTGATCCTCTGCTTTCTGGGCCGAGGGAGTGGGGTGGTTTCTGGGCCGAGGGAGTGGGGTGGTTTCTGGGCCGAGGGAGTGGGGTGGTTTCTGGGCCGAGGGAGTGGGGTGGTTTCTGGGCCGAGGGAGTGGGGTGGTTTCTGGGCCGAGGGAGTGGGGTGGTTTCTGGGCCGAGGGAGTGGGGTGGTTTCTAGGCTGTAGTTTGCCAAAGTGTGCAGGTTTTCACTCCTGGAGCTGCTTGCCACTGtggctggatttttttttctttctttattaattaatatttataagTATGCTAATGCTTTCAGACTGCATGGAGTGGTGGACACTAACGCTAACCTTGCGATAGCAGTTGAGTTCTAGTAAAACGCAGTGTTAAACGTGATTTAATTATGTTTAAATGTAATCCTAATGTATGCAGTGGACCTGTGAAGCATTACAAATGGCTAGTCATCAGGGATTTGGTATTGGTGTTGGTATTTGGTATTGGTGTTGGGATTTGGTATTGGTGTTGGTATTTGGTGTTGGTATTTGGTGTTGGTATTTGGTATTGGTGTTGGtatttggtgttggtgttggtattTGGTGTTGCTAGCATGTGCAGTACAGTTACATAGGCAATGACCACATCTTGTGAGCGTGAGGCTGAGTATGGTGAACCGTAgttaaaaaaaaccctgataTCCACTGTCTTCTCTTTGGTGTATGTGAATAGCCTCACGTATCAGAAGAGCTCCTTCTAAAAGTTGCATAGCAGTAGGTGCAGCCATCTTGAAGATGGAATTTTTTGCTTCATTACTTCTTTAAGGATAAGAATGCTTTAATGGTGTCAGACATGCAAGGGGGATTAGCTAACATCAAACACGTGTGTCAGATCGGGATATCTAACAGCTTGATGTGGCGTGCAGCCAGTTTACAAAATGCTAATAGTTGGACAGAAAGCTTCTCTTGCGTTAGCTAGATAGGCTTCAgtacttttaaaaaataaaacacattttggACACTAAGCATGTATTTGCTTATAGAATACATATTGGTAAGGAGCAATTTTCCCTCAAATGTGGTGTTTTAAATTGATAAAtaccaacaaaaaaaaaaaagaattttccTTTTAATTTGTTCCTGATATTTCTCTCAGAGACATTGACATGGTAGCCTGGGTAACACCATTTATACATCTGTACATACATGCCCAAATAAATGTACATGGCAGTATATGGAAATAGATTTTACAATGAATAGTCTAATCCTGTTGTTCTTCAAGTCACATGAATAGTCTAATCCTGTTCTTCTTCTTAAGGCCTTTTAGGAGCATAAAATCATATCTCCCTTTTTTCAGATGCCAGAACATTGTTTTATCACCCCATCTGATCTCATGACTTCACCACACAGTAAACAGTGGGTTGTTGtgggtgtttttgtttttgtatattgtTTTTGCGGAGCATGAAAGAACACCCCACCGCCCCCCAAGAAGCTTTCATTTATAATTTGTTTCCTgattcaaattcatatttttATATGATAAATATCAGTATTAATGTCAGTTAACATTTGAGTGAAGTTATATTGGTTGCCTACTGACTCGAAACAGAAAGTTATGCGAGAGGCTCATTGAATATGGAGATGCTGTCTGTAATGACCCCCGTCATCTGTTTGATATGCTGTTTTATTACTTTAGTTTTATTTCAGTTATGCCAAGGGGTTGTTGTACTTTGAATTGAACCA from Brachyhypopomus gauderio isolate BG-103 unplaced genomic scaffold, BGAUD_0.2 sc52, whole genome shotgun sequence carries:
- the pop7 gene encoding ribonuclease P protein subunit p20 — translated: MAEPRSPVTTSVPQNPLGFSPSETTVEMDPVEYTLRKRLPRKLPKRRNDVYINMKTDFKAQLTRCQKLLDGSAGHREICIHGLGLAINRAINIALQLQAFSQGALQLAANTSTVELIDDLEPEDPDEAGEPLTRTRNNSAIHIKVFYPST